TGCGGGCCAACCGGTTTTGAAGATAGCGGCGCAGCCACGGACCACTCAGCTCCAGGCTATCGCGGTAGCGGTGGGTGATAAGAAAGCCGCTGAGCACGAAAAATAGCGTCACCCCGGCGTTCCACTGCGTGAGGAACAGGTACAGGTAGTGGCGTAGGCCTTCGCCAGTGGCCGCATCCCGCAATGGGTTGTAGTGAAAAAAAAAGACCATGGCCGCAGCTACGGCACGGATGCCGGTCAGCGCGGGGTAGGTTGCGGAACGCTGGGAAGTGGTAGAAGGATGCACGCTCAAAGATAATTGACGACAATAGAGAAGAATTGTCACGTCTGTAATTTGGAATGGGTAACGGCGAAGGAGAACGACACCCACGCGAGGGAAACAGGCCTGCCCCCCGGCACTCCGAACGCTGCGAAACTGCCAATTATTCGCGGGCCCTGTGCGCTTATAAAGGACTACCAAGCAAAACCGCGCTTTTACCGCTTCGACTCGGCGCCTATTAACTACTCAAAATCTGACACCGATGCTTCGCGGACCTAAGCTGTATCCTGCTGGCTGGGCGCTCTTTATCGCTGTTTCCGAACGCCAGACCCGCCGACGTATAAGTGAGGCTTACAAGCTACCGAGTGGGGCCGTAATTGTGTTGGTTACGGTGGCCGCGTTGCATGAATTGGGCGGAATTATCTACCCGCGCCAGCTTTACGCAGCCCGCTTGATGTCACCAAGCCTACTACGCAAGTATTTGGCAGAGCTGGTAAAGGCACGATTGGTGGAGCGTTACGCTCACCGGGGCCACGCCCGCTTACGCCTGACCTTATCTGGGGTAGGTGCCGTTGCACAATATCAGCGGCAGCTGTTGGGTGGGGCCAGACAGTACGAGCGCAAACAGTTAATTGAGTAGGCCGACGCAATGGGGTATGGGTTTACTCCCTTGCTATCTCTTATCCGAGCGCATTGGACGGTATGGACGAGAAGGCAATTGTTTACGTCTACTCTGTAAATTTATTTTTACCAGTAAAACAACACAATGCAACATACATATAACGAACACGCACGCGCACGCTTCTATATGTACTATCAATACAGTGAAACTTGCATTATAGGCATGTAGGTTTGTAGGACTTTAATACAAGCATTGAACAAGGGGTACGGCTATTGCGTTTCTAGGCTGAAATAGCCTAGATTTGTTTCGTCCCTAACCCTCAAATTCCCATGTCAGCCCAAGTCCTCAAGCTAACCGGTGTAGTTGAGCCAACAGATATGCCTAATGTATTTATTGGATACATTAAGGAAATCAGTGGCATTATCACGCAAGGCGGCTCTAGAGAAGAAGTATATGCAGACCTAGAAGAAATTACGGGATATATGCTAGAATACAAGCGTGAGGAAGCGTTAGCTTTATTAGCAGAGCAAACTCACAAGCCCGCACCTTCTGTTAAGCGTATGGCCGAAGTGCCTTACGAAATTGCCCATGCTGCTCTAGCCTAACTAATGAAGCTAGATAGATTTTTGGCATACCTGGATTATCGCGACTGTTTTCCGGAGCAAACTCATCAGACTTTTTCGATATTTAGAAGTCGAGAAACCGGCCAGACTGTTTCTGTTATAACTAAATCACCGGAGATTCACGCTAATAATGTTGTGCAAGCTTGTAGAGCGTTAGGCATTCCCTCACCCGATGTTGATAATATAAAAGAGGTAGAGCGCAGACTTGCCATAATCTGGCCCCAATAGTTAGGAACCCCGTTAATAGCGGGTTTTTTATTATATATACCCAAGCGAGGAAAATTGCACTGAGGGTACGCAGATTGCCCTACCATCACTGCTGAGAGAGGCCACGCCAAGTGGGAAAGTGAATCTCTTAAAGTGGGTACCCATCCTGCGAAGGCCACAGCCACTACTAGTCAATTTGTACATTACATGATACCCCAATACAATGCTGCTGGGGAATCAGAAGCTGCCTGCAACCCGGCCGTAGCCGTTGCCCACTTCATAAAGGCCGCCTGGTAAATTACTTCACTGCGAATCGCCCCGGCTCACCAGCCGGGGTTTTTCTATGCACTTATCCGTAATGTATTAATATACTTATATATTAGTAACGAGGTTATATCCGCCTTACCAAACTCATGAATAGAATAATAGGAAACAGTCTGAAAGCGTTAGGGCTATGTATTGGCTTAGCGTCTTGTGGACACAGCACTGCCTCAACGCCAGTTGGAAAGAAGCTCAAAGACCCTAACGCTGGCAAACACCGGTTAGCCCAACATGACCCAAGAGGTTGGCAGACGTACCCGATAATTGTCCTAATTGCTACCAAGCATGGCATTGGGATTGACACGGCTGGGCAGTTAGTCCGAAACTTTGAAGGGCGTTTTACTGGCTACGGCCATAACACATTTCAATCAGGAGTGGAGGCTATGCTACCCACGCCCTACAATGGTTATGAGGAAAACACCTCATCTATGAATGATGACTCAGCTTTTTTTAAAACGCAAGGCAAGCAGTTCGGTTTGTCTCCTGCTTTGGTTGCTAGCATCATAGCTGACTTCTATCTGATAGGAGGAAGCAATCGCACCTACCCTGAACCTTCGTAATAATGAGTAATTTGTTGAAGCGCGCCTTAATTGCGTTGGGCATTTTGTGGAGTTGTACCCTATTATTTATGATGCGTCAGCTTAGCCAAAATGGCCGCTATCAAACCGCTTACGGGGGGATAATATTGGATACAAGAACGGGAGCAACCTACAGGATTAACGGGGGTGTAAATTCACCTATGCCGTCAGATGAGTTAAGCGCACCTATACCCTCAGGAGATGAATAAAACCCCGATGCGCCATACAACAGGGCTTTACGCATATGATTGAGACGCTTGGAAAAGCCGGCTATCTCAATTTAAAAGATTAGGCCGTGTACCCCTACGTGTACCCTTGATAAAAGAAAAGGCCGTTCCCATATTGGAAACGGCCTTTTAGGTAGCGGGGACTGGACTCGAACCAGTGACCTTTGGGTTATGAGCCCAACGAGCTACCAACTGCTCCACCCCGCACTGTTTGTGATACAAAGGTAAGCAAACTTTCGGGTTAAGCCACAAAAAATGTCTTTTTAGCGGCGTAGCAGGGGTTAAGGGGTGGTTGTCAGGCAGAAAAAACGCGTCGCCACTAAGCAGCAAGCTGGGATAGGACGTATAGACTTGGGCTTATACACCACTTTTCCGCGCCGCTGCTATGATACCACTCCCCTTAACTACGCCGCGCACGGCCCGCTATTTGAGCTTGGGCGAGTCCGGGCCTGCCATTGAGCACGTGTGGGTATGCCTGCACGGCCACGACCAGCCCGTGGGCGATTTGGCCGACCAGCTCCGCAACCTCGACACGCCGGAGCGCCTGTTGGTGCTACCTGAAGCGTTGAGCCGTTTTGAATTGCCCGCAGCCGAGGGAGAAGAACCGCGCACCGGCGCTGCCTGGTTTGCCCCTGACTCGCTGCTTCCGGACTTCGACGACCTGAGCGCTTACCTCGATGCCCTCACCAATGAGGTGCTAGCGGCCTGCCCGCCGGATACGCCGCTCACGGTGCTCGGCTACGGCCACGGGGCAGCCGCGGCCTGCCGCTGGCTAGCGGGCAATGGCGTCGAATACATCCGGTTGATTCTGTCTGCGCCCGTGTTTCCGGCGGGGATTGACCGGCGGGCCACCCTGGTGGCCCTGCCCGAGCGGCCGGTGCTGGTGGTGAGCACCACTACCGATACGTACACGCCGGAAGCGGCCGGCGAAGGCCTGATGCAGGATTTGCTGGATGTGGGCCTGAGCGCCCAGCAACGCCTCGTCGATGCCGGGCCGCTGCCGCTGGCTGCCTTGGGCGCTAGCGGCGAAGCCTAGCCGGCTGGCCGTAGCGCAGGCAACCAGCTCAATTTCATAGGGAGGCAAACCGTAAATTATGCGGGGCAGTTTTTTGCGTACCGTTGCCCTCCTAAACGTGCTTCGCCAGGGGCCGCGGAGCCGAAACGTACCGGAATCGGTTTTTGAAGCGGTCGATGGGAGCTTCTACGAAATGCCAGGATGCCGCGCTGAGCAGGAGCACCGCTGGCCCGAGTACGCACAGGAGGAGCCAGGGCGCCATGAGCGTGGCCCGCCCCGCGGCGTCGGGCACGAAGTGGTATACCAGCCGCTGCCAAAACACCAGCAGCGGCAAGTGGCAGAGGTAAATGCCGTAGCTGCGCTGGCCCACCCACTGCGTAGCCGCATGGCCCAAGCCCAGGCGACGGCCGGCCGCGGGCACGCACAGCAGCCAGCCAATCGTGAGAAAGTCGGCAATCGCCAACCAGGTGCCTTGGCCCAAGGCCCAGAACTGAGCTCCGGGCCCCGAGGGGTGCCACCGGTTCAAAGCAGCCCAACCCAGCCACGCCAGCAGCACATACCGCCCCCGGGCCAGCCGCGCTAGCCAGGGCTGGTACTGCGCCAGTTGGAGCACGGCGCCCAGCCCAAACAAATCCAGATTGGCGGGCAGCAGCATGTGCACCATGTTTGGGCTCACCCACAACGACCACAGCACCCGGAACCCCCAGCCCACGGCAACCATCGCCAGCAGCAGCTTTAGCCGACGGCCCAAGACGCCCAGCAGCCAGGGCCACAGCAGGTAAAACTGGATTTCGACGGCAATGGTCCAGAAGTGGCCCACGCCGTCGCCCCAGCCCCCAAAGCGGTACACCAAAAAATTGGCCCCCGGCAGCACGTACCAGCTAGGGTACTCGCGCACCATGGCCAGCGGCAGCACCGCACAGCCGGCCAACACCAGGTAGTAAGACGGCAGGATGCGCAGTGCCCGCCGCAGGTAGAAGGTGCCCACCCGGTGCCACCAGGGCCCGGGCGCTCCCGCGTAGGCTTTGTATTTCCAGATAATGCCCGACACCAGGTAGCCGCTGAGCACAAAGAACAAGCTCGGGCCCAGCTCGCCCAGCGGAAACGGCGGCTCTAGCCAATGCTGCACCAGCACAATGCCCACGGCCACGGCCCGCAGGCCGTTGAGTTCGGGGTGGTACGGGAGGGCGGTAGGTGGCGGAGCAGGCATGAAAGAGGCAGAACCCTGGAGCGGGGCCGCAAAATACGCGGGGCGCCTGCTGCGCCACCCGCGCCCGCCGCCGCGGATATAATGTGGGGCTGGACTCGTCCTTTTTTCTACTGACCTTTGACCGGCTGCTGGTGACGGCGGCGCCTTTGTATTTGCCTTCTTGCCATGTCCGAAAAACGTCCTCCCGCTCTTGGTTTCATCTTCGTCACGATTCTGATTGACGTCATTGGGCTGGGCATCATCATTCCGGTGGTACCCAAGCTCATTCAGCAGCTCACGGGCGAGGGGTTGAGCCGGGCCTCGGAGTATTCGGGCTGGCTCACGTTTGCCTACGCCAGCGCGCAGTTTTGCTTTGCGCCGGTGATTGGCGGGCTCAGCGACAAGCTGGGGCGGCGGCCGGTGCTGCTGGCGGCGCTCTTGGGCCTGGGGCTCGACTACATCTTTCTAAGCTTTGCCCCTACCCTGGCGTGGCTGTTTGTGGGCCGCGTGATTGCGGGCATCACGGGGGCGAGCTTCACCACGGCCACAGCCTACATTGCCGACATCAGCACGCCCGAGAAGCGGGCCCAGAACTTTGGGCTGGTGGGCGCCGCGTTCGGCATTGGCTTCATTATTGGGCCGGCGGTGGGCGGGCTGCTGGCCGACTTTGGCTCGCGGGTGCCGTTTATGGTGGCGGCCGGGCTGAGTTTGTGCAATTTTTTTTACGGCTATTTTGTGCTGCCTGAGTCGCTGGCGCCCGACAAGCGGCGGCCGTTTGAGTGGCGGCGGGCCAATCCGGTGGCCTCGCTGCTGCGGCTGGGGCACTACCCGGCGGTGTTGGGCCTGGTGGCCGCGCTGGTGCTGATTTACCTGGCCGGCTCGGCCACGCAGTCGGTCTGGACGTTTTATACCATGCTCAAGTTTGGCTGGACCGAGAAGCTGGTGGGCATCTCGCTGGCGGTAATTGGGCTGTTTTCTGGCCTGGTGCAGGGCGGGCTGGTGCGCGTGGCCATCCCGCGGCTGGGTGCGGCCCGGGCCATTGTGGTGGGGCTGCTGTGCTATGCGCTGGGCTTTGTGCTGTTTGCGTTTGCCTCAAAGGGGTGGCTTATGCTGGTTTTCCTGGCCCCCTACTGTCTGGGAGGCATTTCAGGGCCAGCCTTGCAAGGCACCATCTCGGGCCAGGTGCCGGCCAACGAGCAGGGCGAATTGCAGGGCTCGCTCACCAGCCTCATCAGCGCCACAGGCGTGGTGGGGCCGCTGCTGATGACGTATTTGTTTGCGTTTTTCACGCGGCCCACGGCGCCGGTGCAGTTTCCGGGCGCGCCGTTTTTGCTGGGTGCGGTGCTGGCACTGGCCAGCGTGGGGCTGGCCGTGCGCTCGCTCCGCAAGCACCCGCCCGTAGCAGCCAGTGCGCCCCCTGCCGAAGCTATTCCGGCGCACTAGTCGCCCAAATTGAGCCGGCGTAGTACTTTGGCAGCGGTTGCGGCCCGAGCCGCTTCGTTTGCCATCCCCCGCCCTTCCGCATGATTCCTACCCCGCCCTTGCCGCTGCTACAGCTTACGCCCCGCCCCGATTTGGGCATTTTAATGGGGCGCTGGGGGTTCCAGCCCGGCCCGGCCCAATTGCCGGCCGCTTACGAAGAGCTAGCCCGGGTGGGGCTGCGTGAAAAGTGCTGCTTTTGGCTGCAGGACATCCGCCGCCGCACCCTAAACGACCCGCAGACTACGCAGTGGCTGCTCACCGATTTCTTCCCCGACATGGCCGCCCAGCTGGGGGCGCGGCTCTGCGTGGCCTACCTGGTGGGCCCCGACCTGCACCAGCAAATTGTGACCGGCCCGGCCTTCGCGCCTATCGATTCATATACAGGCCAGCCCTTCGTGGTCGGGTTCTTCGGCGACGAAGGCGAAGCCATCAGCTGGCTGACAGCTCAGCAAGAAGCCGCACATCCATAACCGGCCGCCGTTAGGCAACCAAAAATATTTTCTACAAAAAGGCCTTTCCAGCAACGGACAGGCCTTTTTATTTCAGCCAGTAAAAAATTATAGGGAAATGGCTTTCATAATTACGAAATAATCGTAGATTTACGAAATAATCGTAAAAGCAAGACCCTTCCGCTTATGGAACGCCTCACCCAATCCGAAGAAGACGCCATGTATGTGCTCTGGCAAAGCAACGGCGGCTTTATCAAAGAAGTGCTGGAACGCCTGCCCGAGCCGCGCCCGCCCTACACCACGCTGGCCTCCACGGTGCGCAACCTGGAACGCAAGGGTTACGTGCGGGCCGAAAAGCTGGGCAACTCCTTCCGCTTCGTGCCGGTGGTATCGGCCGATGATTACCAGCGAAGCTCGCTGGGCACGCTGGTGCAGCAGCATTTCCGAAACTCCTACAAAGACCTGGTGTCGTTTTTCGCGCAGGACAACAAAGTCAGCGCGGCTGATTTGCAGGAGATTATCAAGCTCATCGAAAGCAAAAAAGCCGAGTAGCCATGTCCTCTACCGTGCTCTACCTACTGAAGGCCAATGTGGCGCTGCTGGTGTTTGCGCCGGCGTATTTTGGGCTGCTGCGCCGGCTCACTTTTTTCTCGCTGAACCGCTTTTATCTGCTGTTCACCCTGCTTTTTTCCGCGGCGTATCCGTTGCTGCCCCTGCCAGCGCTATTTCCCGCCGGAGCGGCTTTGCCAGCAGCTTTTGTGCTGGTAGAAACATCTGCCGCTCACAGCGCCATGGTCGCGGGCCCAGTGGCGCCCGCTGTCGACTGGGGAGCGGTGGGGCTGTTGCTCTACGCCGGCGGCGCGGCGGTGCTGCTGGGCCGGCTGCTGGTGCAGCTGCTGTCGCTGTGGCAGTTGCGGCGCACTTCACACCCTTCGGTAGTGCTGGGCCAGCCCATCCGGGCGCTGGCGGGCGTGGTCAGCCCGTTTTCCTTCTGGCGCACCATTTACCTCAACCCGCGGCAGCACCCCGGCGCCGAGCTGGCGGCCGTGCTGCGCCACGAGCAGGTGCACGCGCGCCAGTGGCACACGCTCGACGTGCTGCTGGCCCAGGTAGCCCAGGCCCTGGCCTGGTGCAACCCCGCGGCCTGGCTGCTGCGCCGGGCCCTGCTCGACAACCTCGAATACCTCGCCGACCACGCCGCCCTGCAAACCGGCCTCGACCGCCAGGCCTACCAATACAGCCTGCTATGCCTCAGCCAAGGCGTGGCCGGGCCTTCCCTCGTCTCCCATTTCACATTTCCAACCCTCAAAAACCGTGTTATCATGATGAATTCTCCTGCTTCCGCATTGGGCCAGACCGGGCGCTACCTGCTGGCTTTGCCGCTGGCGGTGGGCCTGGCCGTGGGTGTGGGCGCGGCGCTGTCACCCGCTGCGGCCGCGCCTGCCACCCAAACCGCCGCGCCCGGCCCAGCCGTGTACTACCTCGATGGCAAGCTGAGCGACAAGGCGGCAGTGTACGCCCTCGACCAGAAAAGTATTGCCTACATCCATATGCTGGACGAAAAGCAGGCCCGCCAGGCGTTTGGCGCAGCCAGTGGGGCGGTGGCCATTGTAGTAACCACGGCCAACCAGAATTCGGCCGCCGTGCTGGCGCTCAACGAGAAAGTGGATAAAGTCGCCCCTTTCATGCCGGCTACGCCTGAGCAAAAAGCTGCTATCGCCGCCGCTCAGGCCTACCTGCTCAAGAATTACCCCAATGCCAAGCTGCAGTTCATTGGCCCCGACTCCAAAGCCGATGCGGCCGCACCCCGCTACCGCGCCCAGTTTCAAGATGGCGGCCAAACCAAGCAGCAGTATTTCGATGCACAAGGCCAGCCCGTAGGAACTGCCAGTACGTCTCCGAATCGCAGATAACTCACTAGGTCCGGCCGCTCCTCATTAATGTTGTAGTGGGGCCGAGCGGGGCGTGCAAACCAACCTGCGCGGCTAGCAATACCTGGCGCCAAGCCAGCAATTGAGCTAAACTAAAAAGGGGCCGTGCGCTATGCACGGCCCCTTAATTTTGTACTCTTGGTATTAAATCCGCACAAAACCCGAAAAGCGGTTGCATTCTGGCTCCGCACGAACTTTATACTCGCTGTTTAGCGCGAGGTCGATTCTCTCTGGCGCTGGCTGCCGCCTTGGTTGCCGCCTTTCTGCCCGTTGCCTTGGTCATTGCCTTGCTGCACCTGTACGTCGGTGGCTTGCTGGCCCATGCGCTCGGACAGCTGGCCGCTGGGCTGGCCTCCCGCCTGTGCACCCTGTATCTGAATCTTGTGGCGCATGGTTTTCTCCTCGTCTTTGGGCACCGTCACGTGCAGCACGCCGTCCTCAAAGGTGGCCTGAATCTGGCGGGGCTCAATGGTGTCGGGCAGCTGGAAGGAACGCTGGAACGTGCCATAGGAGCTTTCCACGATGTGGTAGCGCCGGTCGTTTTGCTCGTTTTTGAACTGGCGCTCGCCGGAGATGGTAAGGCGGCCCTGCTGAAAATCGACCTTGACGTCATCGCGCTTCAAACCGGGCAGGGCCACGTCAATCTGATAGCCCTTGTCGGTTTCGTAAGCATCTACTTGGGGCGAAAACGCATTGACCCGGCCGCGGCCCGCCACAGAGTCCTGAAAGAACCGGTCGAGCATGGTCGAAAAACTCTGCGGCATAAGGTCGCCGAAAGAGTCCTGATACTTTTGAATAGCCATGGTATAGTTGAGTTAAGGGTGGAAAAAGATAAGAACTAATCGCCCTCACGGGCAGTGTATTTTACTATTCTGCCAACCATGTTGTTTCACAAAAAAGGCCTTATACTGAACCGTAAAGGCACTTTTTTTCTAATTCAACCCCCACTCAAACGACACGTTGGGCCCTTCCCCAAATTAAGGTGCGCCCCTTCCCGCCCTCGCTGCCCGGCCGTAGCAAT
This region of Hymenobacter sedentarius genomic DNA includes:
- a CDS encoding BlaI/MecI/CopY family transcriptional regulator — protein: MERLTQSEEDAMYVLWQSNGGFIKEVLERLPEPRPPYTTLASTVRNLERKGYVRAEKLGNSFRFVPVVSADDYQRSSLGTLVQQHFRNSYKDLVSFFAQDNKVSAADLQEIIKLIESKKAE
- a CDS encoding M56 family metallopeptidase, whose translation is MSSTVLYLLKANVALLVFAPAYFGLLRRLTFFSLNRFYLLFTLLFSAAYPLLPLPALFPAGAALPAAFVLVETSAAHSAMVAGPVAPAVDWGAVGLLLYAGGAAVLLGRLLVQLLSLWQLRRTSHPSVVLGQPIRALAGVVSPFSFWRTIYLNPRQHPGAELAAVLRHEQVHARQWHTLDVLLAQVAQALAWCNPAAWLLRRALLDNLEYLADHAALQTGLDRQAYQYSLLCLSQGVAGPSLVSHFTFPTLKNRVIMMNSPASALGQTGRYLLALPLAVGLAVGVGAALSPAAAAPATQTAAPGPAVYYLDGKLSDKAAVYALDQKSIAYIHMLDEKQARQAFGAASGAVAIVVTTANQNSAAVLALNEKVDKVAPFMPATPEQKAAIAAAQAYLLKNYPNAKLQFIGPDSKADAAAPRYRAQFQDGGQTKQQYFDAQGQPVGTASTSPNRR
- a CDS encoding acyltransferase family protein gives rise to the protein MPAPPPTALPYHPELNGLRAVAVGIVLVQHWLEPPFPLGELGPSLFFVLSGYLVSGIIWKYKAYAGAPGPWWHRVGTFYLRRALRILPSYYLVLAGCAVLPLAMVREYPSWYVLPGANFLVYRFGGWGDGVGHFWTIAVEIQFYLLWPWLLGVLGRRLKLLLAMVAVGWGFRVLWSLWVSPNMVHMLLPANLDLFGLGAVLQLAQYQPWLARLARGRYVLLAWLGWAALNRWHPSGPGAQFWALGQGTWLAIADFLTIGWLLCVPAAGRRLGLGHAATQWVGQRSYGIYLCHLPLLVFWQRLVYHFVPDAAGRATLMAPWLLLCVLGPAVLLLSAASWHFVEAPIDRFKNRFRYVSAPRPLAKHV
- a CDS encoding Hsp20/alpha crystallin family protein; the encoded protein is MAIQKYQDSFGDLMPQSFSTMLDRFFQDSVAGRGRVNAFSPQVDAYETDKGYQIDVALPGLKRDDVKVDFQQGRLTISGERQFKNEQNDRRYHIVESSYGTFQRSFQLPDTIEPRQIQATFEDGVLHVTVPKDEEKTMRHKIQIQGAQAGGQPSGQLSERMGQQATDVQVQQGNDQGNGQKGGNQGGSQRQRESTSR
- a CDS encoding TCR/Tet family MFS transporter, producing MSEKRPPALGFIFVTILIDVIGLGIIIPVVPKLIQQLTGEGLSRASEYSGWLTFAYASAQFCFAPVIGGLSDKLGRRPVLLAALLGLGLDYIFLSFAPTLAWLFVGRVIAGITGASFTTATAYIADISTPEKRAQNFGLVGAAFGIGFIIGPAVGGLLADFGSRVPFMVAAGLSLCNFFYGYFVLPESLAPDKRRPFEWRRANPVASLLRLGHYPAVLGLVAALVLIYLAGSATQSVWTFYTMLKFGWTEKLVGISLAVIGLFSGLVQGGLVRVAIPRLGAARAIVVGLLCYALGFVLFAFASKGWLMLVFLAPYCLGGISGPALQGTISGQVPANEQGELQGSLTSLISATGVVGPLLMTYLFAFFTRPTAPVQFPGAPFLLGAVLALASVGLAVRSLRKHPPVAASAPPAEAIPAH
- a CDS encoding alpha/beta hydrolase, yielding MIPLPLTTPRTARYLSLGESGPAIEHVWVCLHGHDQPVGDLADQLRNLDTPERLLVLPEALSRFELPAAEGEEPRTGAAWFAPDSLLPDFDDLSAYLDALTNEVLAACPPDTPLTVLGYGHGAAAACRWLAGNGVEYIRLILSAPVFPAGIDRRATLVALPERPVLVVSTTTDTYTPEAAGEGLMQDLLDVGLSAQQRLVDAGPLPLAALGASGEA